A single region of the Vicia villosa cultivar HV-30 ecotype Madison, WI linkage group LG4, Vvil1.0, whole genome shotgun sequence genome encodes:
- the LOC131597132 gene encoding uncharacterized mitochondrial protein AtMg00310-like produces MDMTSNFLNCGVGVLPFKFLGIKVGGNPRKVSMWNEVIEYVRKRLKKWRGRFLSMGGRVTLLNSILNAVPIYSLSFYRAPKIVLNEIRRIQRKFLWGGVEGGRCINWVSWSKACKSKVDGGLGIRDVGCMNISLLMKWKWRILTKDSATWKELLKHRYNKMKVKMFANDKKIINKGDSIWWRDLILINDCDESNDCFVSDLIHSRLCNDVDASFWFTRWAVLQALSEAYSKLYENAKNLLMTVADVDRWEADK; encoded by the coding sequence ATGGATATGACGTCGAATTTCTTAAATTGTGGAGTCGGTGTATTGCCTTTTAAGTTCCTGGGAATCAAGGTGGGAGGGAATCCTAGAAAGGTTAGCATGTGGAATGAGGTGATTGAATATGTCCGTAAAAGACTTAAAAAATGGCGTGGGAGGTTTTTGTCAATGGGAGGAAGGGTGACGTTACTAAATTCTATTTTGAACGCGGTTCCAATTTACTCTTTATCGTTCTACCGTGCTCCTAAAATAGTCCTAAACGAGATAAGGCGTATTCAAAGGAAATTTCTTTGGGGGGGAGTGGAAGGAGGAAGATGCATAAACTGGGTCAGCTGGAGTAAAGCTTGCAAGTCTAAAGTAGATGGTGGGCTGGGCATTCGCGACGTTGGTTGTATGAACATTTCGCTACTCATgaagtggaagtggagaattctcaCTAAGGATTCAGCTACTTGGAAGGAATTATTAAAGCATAGATACAACAAAATGAAAGTAAAGATGTTCGCAAACGACAAAAAAATAATCAACAAGGGTGACTCTATTTGGTGGCGCGACCTTATACTCATTAACGATTGCGACGAGTCTAACGATTGTTTTGTTTCCGACTTGATTCATAGCAGGTTGTGCAATGATGTAGACGCATCTTTCTGGTTCACCAGGTGGGCGGTTTTACAAGCATTATCGGAGGCCTATT